In the genome of Paenibacillus sp. GP183, the window CACTGCTTGCACCTTTTCGAGCTCCGAGGTCGCCATTGCCTGGGACTTTGCTTCCTCGGCCGCTTTCGGTTCCTCTTCCAAAGCCGCCTTTACGTCTGGGACCCGCTGCATCATCCATATAAGCTTCATCGCTGCGATCACGTCTTGGCGAGCCGCCTTGGCGTCGAAGGTTCATTCGGATGCCATTTTCGATCAGCTCAAGGTTGTACATATCTCTCGGAGTAGCAAAAGTTACCGCGACCCCCGTTTCGCCTGCGCGTCCAGTACGGCCGATTCGGTGAATGTAACTCTCCGCATCCTGCGGAATATCGTAGTTGAACACATGGGTAACACCCTCAACATCTAATCCGCGTGCCGCTATGTCTGTAGCTACGAGGAACTCGATTTTTGCATCCCGAAACCGTTTCATCACTTGTTCACGTTTCGCTTGTGATAAATCGCCATGAAGCTCATCAGATGCATAGCCCAGCTCCTGTAAAGCTTCATTTAATGCGCTGGCTCTGCGCTTGGTCCGGCAAAAAATCATAGCCAAATAGGGCTTGTATTGTTCAATCGCTCGAATTAAGGCGTCCTGCTTTTCCCGATCAGACACCTGCACCAGCACTTGCTCGATCTCTTCTAATGTAACCTGTTTGGCCGCAATTTGAATCTCCTGAGGCTCCTTCATAAACCTCTTGGCCAAGCTTCTTACCTGATCCGGCATTGTTGCAGAGAACAGGAGTGTCTGCCTTTGCGAAGAAGTTTGCACGATAATTTCTTCGACCTCTTTTAAAAAACCCATATGCAGCATTTGATCCGCCTCGTCCAGAACGAGCATATTCAGCTTGTAGAATTCTACAGATCCTCGGCGCAGATGATCAAGCAGCCTTCCAGGTGTTCCTACTACTATATGTATGCTTTTTTGCAGCTTTTTCAGCTGCCGTTCCACATCTTGTCCGCCATATGCTGCCAATACCTTGGCACCGACGAGAGGAGCGAGTTTATTCAACTCACTGCTTATTTGGATGGCCAACTCTCTCGTCGGGGTAAGGATCAATGCTTGTACATGGTCTTTTTCCACATCGATTCGCTCAAGCATCGGGAGTACGAAGGCCAATGTTTTTCCGGTTCCGGTTTGTGCCTGCCCGATTACATCCGTACCTGAAAGTAATGCGGGAATGGCCTTTTTTTGTATTGGAGTGGGCTCTACCAGCCCAGATTCTTGTAAGCTTTGGACCAACCGTTCTCTAATTCCTAATGATGCAAATCCGTTTGACATAACAATAAGCCAGCTCCCTGTTCCTGCGTATTAAAGAATATCCCTCCATTCTACAGCACGCAGAGGAAAAATAAAACAATGGTCGGCTTCGCAGCAGGAGTTATCCGGGTCAGTCCTTCAACACCTGAGCAGTCCCAAATACTTTGGTTACAGATTGGTTGAAGGGGGTAAGGTAGGGTAACAGGGAGTTACCGCTCCAACTTTCCCTTGCATAGCCGTGCATTTCATTAATGAAGTCCCGGTTAGCAGAAATGTACACATCCATCAGGCGCGGCTCCAAATAACGGATTTTTTCGGCAATTTGCTGCTTGAATCGATGGGATAGTTGATCATGGTGCTTAGCTGTTTCATAATTGTTGACACCGATATTCAATTTCGAAGGATCCATTG includes:
- a CDS encoding DEAD/DEAH box helicase, whose protein sequence is MSNGFASLGIRERLVQSLQESGLVEPTPIQKKAIPALLSGTDVIGQAQTGTGKTLAFVLPMLERIDVEKDHVQALILTPTRELAIQISSELNKLAPLVGAKVLAAYGGQDVERQLKKLQKSIHIVVGTPGRLLDHLRRGSVEFYKLNMLVLDEADQMLHMGFLKEVEEIIVQTSSQRQTLLFSATMPDQVRSLAKRFMKEPQEIQIAAKQVTLEEIEQVLVQVSDREKQDALIRAIEQYKPYLAMIFCRTKRRASALNEALQELGYASDELHGDLSQAKREQVMKRFRDAKIEFLVATDIAARGLDVEGVTHVFNYDIPQDAESYIHRIGRTGRAGETGVAVTFATPRDMYNLELIENGIRMNLRRQGGSPRRDRSDEAYMDDAAGPRRKGGFGRGTESGRGSKVPGNGDLGARKGASSERAGRGTSGAGAGNERGVRGASATGRGTRGANASERGERAGSQRGGRGTREASAGDVRGARGESVRERGVRGASTGDARAVRGANASERGARGESVRERGARGESVRERGARAASAGGERGTRRFGAGERETRGAGAGGERGASAGSERGARGFGTGERGTRGASAGGERGASAGSERGERGFGVGERGTRGASTGGDRAPFASAGERLARGNGAGMRESRNANAEGNGESGARGKRTSTPNEGRVRGGYSPYANENRERTGRGGYASASTERGTRNGRSDSGGDRANPNGKRGGSPRGGSRGKR